The Nostoc sp. 'Peltigera membranacea cyanobiont' N6 genome contains the following window.
GCCATCCTCAAGGAAGCCGGAATTGTTGGGACAAATGTCAAAGGCGGAATTACCGCTTGGAGTCGAGAAATAGACCCTTCAGTTCCAGAGTATTAAAAACGCACTGCTTTCCTGATAGCTGTTCTCGCTTGAGTGAGGTAGAAGAACCCCACCCCCAACCCCCTCCCCGCTTGCGAGGAGGGGGCTATGATGTACCTTGGATGATTAGGAAACGCTATAGCTCTCTTTAAAGAAACCGTATTTGTTTTGGGTTGAGGAAGAAACAACCAACGCCCAATTCCCAATTCCCCATCTTTTTATGATTACCTCAAAATCTCATTTCAATATTTTATGGGTGCAAATTTGGGTGTTGGCAGTAGTGCAGGGAGCAATTACTCTCACCTGGTTAATTTATAATATATATTTGCCACAACTTTTGACTCAGTTTGGTTTTCCTGCCTCACTAGCAGTTGCCTTGGTGCTATTTGAAAATGCCTTGGGTGCTGTGCTGGAACCTCTAATGGGTGGACTGTCAGACCAAGCTAGACGCTGGGTAGGGACTCGGTTTCCCTTCATCTCAGTAGGTATGATTCTGGCATCGGCTTTGTTCATTGCCATACCATGCGTTGTGAGCTTAATTCCGCCTACTACCATAATGCGATCGCTCTTACCTATAGTATTGGTAGCCTGGGCATTAGCAATGACAATATTTCGTTCTCCAGCGATGTGTTTGTTGGGAATGTATTCTACACCAGCCCAGTTACCTTTAGCAGTAAGTGTTGTCACTTTAGCCGGTGGTATGATTGGGGCTTTTAAACCAATAAGCTATAAGTTTATTCTGAGCTTAGGGCCAGTTTATACTTTTGCGATCGGTTCTTTCGTTATGCTGGGGGCGGCGGCTGTGTTGCGGTTAGTCAATCCTCCAGAAGCAGTAGTGGATAGACACCAAGCAGAAGTAGTCAAGTTGCCTTTAGAGAAATTGGCTTTGATTTTAGGAACTGGTTTTGGTGTAGCGTGGGGTATCCGATTTCTGATGGATGTCTTGGGTAAAGTACTAAAAACCCAACTGAATACTGATAATATTGATGTGCTTATGGTGTGGATCGGATTAGCGATCGCAATTGCCAGCATACCTGCTGGGATCTTCGCCGTCAAAATTGGTAATCGTCAAGCAATGCTTTGTGGGATCTGTGCGATCGTTCCCTCATTACTGATAATGATATCTGTGGGCGTACAAATTCCGATAATTCTATTAATCGTTGCTGGCTTTAGTTTAATTGTCAACGGGGCTATTCCTTTTGCTTTAGGATTAGTACCCCAGCAGTGGGCGGGATTAGGAATTGGGACGTATTTTGGTGGGTTTGCTTTAGCAATGAGTTTGTTTGGTATTATATTTACCCAACCGCAAGCAATAACACCTTTTATCGGTGCGATTGGGGGTGCATTGGCGTTTTTGTTCGCTGGTGTTTGCATTGCGGTGAGTGGCTTTTTGGAAACCTATGGGCGGCTTCGCCTTCCCGAAGAGTAGGAAGTTGAGATTTTATTATGCGCCTATTCACAGCAACTTGTCTGGTGTAATTGGTAAATCACGAATCCGTTTACCTGTAGCATGATAAACTGCATTAGATATAGCTGCTGCTACCCCAACAATTGGAAGTTCCCCTAGGCTTTTCGTCCCTAGAGCATTTACATAAGGATCGGGTTCCTCAACAAATTGCACTTCCATATTTGGGATATCTGCATGAACCGGAATTAGGTAATCGGAAAGGTTAGCACCAACTATTCTTCCCTGATTTGTATCCATTACAGTTTTCTCCATCAACGCCATACTGATTCCCCATGTAATCCCACCCAAAACCTGACTCCGTGCTGTCTTGAAGTTGAGAATTCGCCCTGCATCATAAACGCCTACGCAACGTCTGACTTTGATTTCCCCCAACAATTCATCGACAGCTACTTCCACAAAGATTGCACCAAATGAGTGTTTGGCGTATTGTTTACTCTCTGGGCTGGGTGAGGTTTCTTCTGTGACTTGTAAACTCTCTAATTGGTTACGGTGCAGAATCTCGGTGTAACTGTCTTGTTTGGAAGGATCGGGTTTTAAAAATATTTGCCCTGACTCAACGCCAATATCTTTTGCCTGAGATCCATAAAGTAGAGAATTTGGATCTCCGATCGCCATTTGGATTATTTGATCGCGGATTGCGATCGCTGCTTTTTGTACCGCCGGGGAAACACTAGCAACTGTAATTGAGTTACCCGTAATCGGCGCTTTGGGAAAATTGCTATCACCTAGTTCAAACTGCACTGGTAAACCTAATACCTCAGCAGCTACCTGCGTCATCACTGTATAAGTACCTGTACCTATATCTTGGGTTCCACTTTGCACCCGCACCTCTCCACTAGCAAAAATTTCTACTTTGACAGATGCAGTTCCAACATTAGTGGGAAATGTCGCACTAGCCATTCCCCAACCAATCAAGAAATAACCATCTCGCATGGAACGGGGAATTGGGTTGCGTTGGAACCAACCAAAAATTTCTCCCCCCTTTTGGTAACATTCTTTTAGAGATTTACTAGACCAAGGTAATCCTTTGTGGGGATCGATATCTGCATGATTTTTTAGTCTTAGTTCAATTGGGTCAATATTTAAGGTGTATGCTAGTTCATCCATTGCTGACTCTAGGGCAAACATCCCTGTGGCTTCTCCTGGCCCACGCATAAAGGTTGGTGTGCCGGCATTGATGCGGGCTAAACGGTATTTAATTTCCAGATTTGGACAGGCGTACATCATTGTTGTTGCTGTACCAACTGGTTCTACAAAGTCATCAAATAGCGATGTTAAGGATGTGCCAATGTGATTAATAACGGTTAGTTTACCTTCCTTGGTTGCACCTAGCGTTAGCTGCTGCTGAGTTGGGGATCGATAGCCGCAAGCAGTGTACATTTGCGATCGCGTTAGCACAACTTTCACTGGGCGTTTTACTTGACGAGATCCGATCGCAGCTAAAATAGTGTGCGATCGCAACAACGCCTTACAACCAAATCCTCCGCCTAAATATTTGGAAATGACGCGGACATTTTCTTGAGGAATATTCAGAACAGATGCGATCGCTTTTTGGGTTGCTGAAATGCCTTGAGTAGTTTCATACAGCGTCAAATTATCCCCTTCCCAGATGGCGATCGTTGCAGAAGGCTCAAGGGGATTATGATGTTCCATTGGCGTGGTATAAATTTGCTCTACCAGAACATCTGCTTGAGCTTTCCCAGATTCAACATCCCCTCTGGTGATTTTACCTGGCATCATGCCAAAAAATATTGATTCGGGTTCAAATATCTCGGCGTGTGCCACTGTGACTGTTGCCGGGGCTTCTTCGTAGATAATTTTAACTAGGGAAGCGGCGGTTTCGGCTTGTTCTAAAGTTTGAGCTATTACAATCCCCAGATGTTGACCATCGTAGTAAATATTATCGTCTTTTTCGGTTGGCTGAGGTTGTGGAGGCGAAAAGAAGGGGATTTTTACCAGAGATGGAGTTTGTTGGTAAGTAATGATATCTACCACACCTGGAACGGCGGCGGCGGCGGATGTGTCTATTTGGATAATTTTACCGTTTGCGATCGCGCTTTGAAAAATCACTCCATAAGTTAAATTCTCTATGGGAACATCGGCTGTATACGGTGCTTCTCCAGTAACTTTGAGTTTGCCATCAACGCGATCGAGTGGTTTACCGATAATTTTATTCATAATTTTTCTGTCACAACTGAAAGCGCACGTACCAAAGCGCGTTTGACTAATTCAATTTTGAATTCATTGTGGGTTTGTGGTTTCGCTTCTTTAACGGCTGCTTCTCCTGCGGCTGTAAAACTAGCTTCGTTAATTGCTTTGCCTTTGAGAAATTCCTCAGCATCCCTTGCCCGCCAAGGTTTGGGTGCTACTCCCCCAAAAGCGATGCGTGCTGATTTAATTGTGTCTTGTTCTACGTCTAAAGCAACAGCTACAGAAACGAGAGCAAATTCGTAGGAAGCTCGATCCCTAACTTTTAAATAATAGGATTTATATGCAGAATTTGGAATTTCAATGGCAACAATTAACTCTCCAGGCTGTAATAGAGTTTCTTTTTCTGGTGTCTCACCTGGTAAGAGATAAAAATCGTGAATTGAAATTTGACGGGCTTTTTCTGCGCCTTGGATGCAAATCATCGCATCTAATGCCGTCAGCGCCACAGCTAAATCGGAAGGGTGAACGGCAATACAATGTTCGCTCGCCCCGAAAATAGCGTGCATTCGATTGTAGCCTGTAATTGCGGCACAACCTAAACCTGGGGTGCGTTTATTACAAGGAAAAACCGGATCGCGAAAGTAGCCACAACGGACTCGTTGCAATAAATTACCGCCCACTGTTGCCATATTTCGCAGTTGGGGTGAAGCACTTTGTAACAATGCTTGGCTAATTACTGGATAACACTCCTGAATTTTGGGATGAAAAGCCACATCACTCATTCGAGAGATTGCACCAATGCGGATTCCATGAGTTTGAGATTCAATATCTGCGAGGGGCAAACTATTAATATCAATTAATATATTCGCTGCTTGAACTCCATCTTTCATCAATCCTAGTAAATCTGTACCCCCAGCGATAAATGCAGCCGTTTTGTCTTGTTCAACTGTAGCGATCGCTGCATCTTGGGAAGTAACTTTAGCATAACTAAATGGCTGCATCTTCCATTTCCTCTAGTACATCTCGAATCGCCGCAATAATATTTGGGTATGCTCCACAACGGCAAAGGTTTCCACTCATCTTTTCTCGAATTTCTGCCTCAGATTTTGGCAATTCTTCTAATATCATCCCTACGGCTGATACAATTTGACCCGATGTACAGTATCCACATTGAAAAGCATCATGGGTAATAAAGGCTGTTTGCATGGGGTGGAGTTTGCCATCTTGGGCTAATCCCTCAATTGTGGTAATTTCAGCATTGATGTGCATTACTGCTAAAGTCATACAGGAGTTAATTCGCCGACCATTAACTAGAATAGTACATGCACCACATTCACCGCGATCGCAAGCTTTTTTAGTGCCCATCAAACCTAGCTTTTCCCGGAGTGCATCAAGTAAAGTGACACGAGGCTCTAGCTTTAGCGAATAGGAGATATTATTGATATTCAGCGATAAGTCTACTTCCTCTGAACCGAATATTTTCAATTCTTGGCAAAGAGAGTTTGAAGTTATTGGAGCTAAGGAATTTTCTTTCATATTTAGCGAGCAGACTAATATTTATGTTTATTATAGGAATCATATTTGATTATTGAAAAAATATAAGTATATGAATACAAAGCCAACTCAGAAATTATCCAAACCCATAGTGGAAAAAGTTGCCATTGTCGGTGCTGGTCCAGGTGGATTGGCTGCTGCTATAGCACTGAGAAGCCAAGGGATAGACGTTCAAGTGTACGAAAAAGCCCAAGAATTTCGTCCGGCGGGAACTGGACTAGGACTAGCTCCAAATGGCTTGAGTTCTCTAGATGCGATCGCACCGGGAATTGTCGAAACCCTCAAAGGTTCAGGGTGTGAGGTTCACCACACAGTTTTAAAGAATATTCAGGGAGAAACAATCCGGGCTAACGCAACCAAATACTTAGAGCAATATGGACAGCCATTATTGACTATTTGGTGGTATCGTCTACAGCAAGTCTTAGCGTCTAGATTGCCATCTGACATCATTCACCTCAATCATCATTGTATCGGCTTTGAGCAAGATGAAAACAGTGTGGAAATTCATTTTGATGGTGAAAAATCGATATATGCAGATTTGCTGATTGGCGCTGATGGCGTTAACTCTGTAATTAGAGAAACTTTATTTGGCGAGGGTAAGCCTAATTATATTGGTAGTATGTGTTGGCGTGCCGTCATTAAGTATCACCACGAGCTATTTAATGACTATGAATTAGTTTTTGTCAAAGGCAATCAACAGTTTATGTACCTTCTGAATGTGGGCGGCGGCTATACCAGTTGGATTAGTCGGAAGTTCTCGCCTGAGTACTCTCTTTCCCACAGCGCCGATGAAGTAAAATCTCGCATTCTCTCTGAATTAGCTGATTGGGATGAATCTTTTCAGGTGGTGGTACAAGCGACACCAGCCGAGCAAATTTGGGAGGGGCCGATTTGCGATCGCCCACCGTTAACTCACTGGAGTCAAGGTAGAGTTACACTCTTAGGCGATGCTGCCCATCCAATGGCACCTGCTATGGGACAGGGAGCCAATACCACTTTTGAAGATGCTTATGAACTGCAAGAGTGTTTTTGTCAATCAGCTAATTTTCAAGAAGCTTTAACTAGCTACGAACAGCGTCGCATTGAGCGCACAAAAATCATCCAAGCTCGTAGTGCTTTGGGTGAGATGCGCTACTTCGATGCCAACACCGTAGTATCTAATGGGCAACAGGAGCGGCAAATGAGCCTTAATGATGATTTTCATAAATGGTTGTATGATTACAAGCCATCTGTAATAAGTTAAATCTTAGTGTTACAAGGAGAAAGCTATTTTTTTAAGTAGGGACAAAATCTGTAAAGTTAGCAGAAAAACTTATAACAACTGCTAATCTTAACCAAGTGATTTAATAATATCAAAAGTGACTGTTTTTAGTCAAGCCCCCAAACCCAATAAATTCGTTGATTTATTGAGAATTATTTGCGTAAAATCAACACAACTTAATCAAAATATTAATTTTTATGAAATGCGATCGCCATTATTGTTTCAGGGGGAAAGTAAAGTATAAAATCTAATTTTGAAGTTATACTTTCCTGCGATTATTGGTTGAAATTGAGTGCCAATAATCTGCTTAGTATCTATTTAATTTCCTGAAAATTTTCAATTGTCAGAAAGATTTCTTCATCAGCTATTTGACTGTCGTAATCGATATCAATTTTGGTTGGATAGCCGAGTTTAGGACTATATCCTAGATTCAGGCTGAATGCGTTCCGGTTAATAGCATCTTGAATCACATTAAAAAGCTTGGGAATTGTTTTATATTTTTCAAAATATTGCGGATTAACTGGTTTACCTGTGGCTACAGAAGTGATTGAAGTGGTTTGACCATTACGGACTTCAATCACAACTGGCCCTCTAGCATCTGGTATACAAAAGCAACCGTTACTAAACGTATAGCGATAGTTAGATATTTTTGCCTGATTCCATAAATGCCGATTAAATTTTGATCGTCTTAAATTCAAGTTATTATTCGCTGGAGATTTTGCTGTCTCTACGGGAGTTTGAGAGATGGCTGAAAAATTCAGACCTATAGATAGCAACAGGGCTGCACTTATTGCACTTGTAATGATAGGTAGACGCATATTAATCTATTTGTAAAAACCCTATTTTAATAATTATATTTATTTTTCCAGAAAAGTCCAAACTCCTTCATCCCAATCTGACTCTGTTGGAGGTGATTGTAACCAATGCTGACAACGCAACAGATGCAACATAGCAGCTTTGTCCTGGTTGTCTGCTGCTAAAACTAGGGCAAATTCAGCCCTAGCACGGTTAAAATCGCGTTTGAGGTAATACTCACGCCCTTTATGATAATGCTCAATGACTTGCAATTTTTCGCTTTCAATCGGGTTGGAACGCAAACCCAGTAATTCATATATGGCTACTGGCTCATTTCTGCCCTTGACACGAATGTAATCTAGTTCCCTAGCCCAAATATTATCTTGGCATGGTTTAAAAGTGTTATGGCTAATAATAATGTCGCAACCATATTGTTTGCTGACACTTTCTAATCGAGAGCCAAGATTAACGCCATCGCCAATGGCAGTAAATTCCATCCGCTTACTAGAACCGATATTCCCACTAATCACGGTATCAGAATTAATGCCAATGCCGATCTTAATTCCAGGCTTATTATCTGCATAGCGACGTTGATTAAATTCGTGCAGGCGAACGCGCATTTCTAAGGATGTTTGCACTGCCATCCAAGCGTGTTCTTGTAATGCTAGAGGAGAACCAAATACAGCCATAATGGCATCGCCGATGTATTTATCAAGAGTGCCTTTATGTTTAAAGACTGCCTCCACCATTGATTCAAAATATTCATTGAGCATACTTACCACTTCTTCTGCTTCCAAGTTTTCTGTCAAAGTGGTGTAGCCGCGAATATCGGAAAATAAAATCGAAACTTCTTTGCGATCGCCTCCAAGTTTAGCATCATCTAATTTCAGCAATTCTTCGGCTAATTCCTGGGTCATGTAGCGGTACATCGTACTTTTGAGCCGCTTTTCATCACTG
Protein-coding sequences here:
- a CDS encoding MFS transporter, producing the protein MITSKSHFNILWVQIWVLAVVQGAITLTWLIYNIYLPQLLTQFGFPASLAVALVLFENALGAVLEPLMGGLSDQARRWVGTRFPFISVGMILASALFIAIPCVVSLIPPTTIMRSLLPIVLVAWALAMTIFRSPAMCLLGMYSTPAQLPLAVSVVTLAGGMIGAFKPISYKFILSLGPVYTFAIGSFVMLGAAAVLRLVNPPEAVVDRHQAEVVKLPLEKLALILGTGFGVAWGIRFLMDVLGKVLKTQLNTDNIDVLMVWIGLAIAIASIPAGIFAVKIGNRQAMLCGICAIVPSLLIMISVGVQIPIILLIVAGFSLIVNGAIPFALGLVPQQWAGLGIGTYFGGFALAMSLFGIIFTQPQAITPFIGAIGGALAFLFAGVCIAVSGFLETYGRLRLPEE
- a CDS encoding xanthine dehydrogenase family protein molybdopterin-binding subunit is translated as MNKIIGKPLDRVDGKLKVTGEAPYTADVPIENLTYGVIFQSAIANGKIIQIDTSAAAAVPGVVDIITYQQTPSLVKIPFFSPPQPQPTEKDDNIYYDGQHLGIVIAQTLEQAETAASLVKIIYEEAPATVTVAHAEIFEPESIFFGMMPGKITRGDVESGKAQADVLVEQIYTTPMEHHNPLEPSATIAIWEGDNLTLYETTQGISATQKAIASVLNIPQENVRVISKYLGGGFGCKALLRSHTILAAIGSRQVKRPVKVVLTRSQMYTACGYRSPTQQQLTLGATKEGKLTVINHIGTSLTSLFDDFVEPVGTATTMMYACPNLEIKYRLARINAGTPTFMRGPGEATGMFALESAMDELAYTLNIDPIELRLKNHADIDPHKGLPWSSKSLKECYQKGGEIFGWFQRNPIPRSMRDGYFLIGWGMASATFPTNVGTASVKVEIFASGEVRVQSGTQDIGTGTYTVMTQVAAEVLGLPVQFELGDSNFPKAPITGNSITVASVSPAVQKAAIAIRDQIIQMAIGDPNSLLYGSQAKDIGVESGQIFLKPDPSKQDSYTEILHRNQLESLQVTEETSPSPESKQYAKHSFGAIFVEVAVDELLGEIKVRRCVGVYDAGRILNFKTARSQVLGGITWGISMALMEKTVMDTNQGRIVGANLSDYLIPVHADIPNMEVQFVEEPDPYVNALGTKSLGELPIVGVAAAISNAVYHATGKRIRDLPITPDKLL
- a CDS encoding FAD binding domain-containing protein; the protein is MQPFSYAKVTSQDAAIATVEQDKTAAFIAGGTDLLGLMKDGVQAANILIDINSLPLADIESQTHGIRIGAISRMSDVAFHPKIQECYPVISQALLQSASPQLRNMATVGGNLLQRVRCGYFRDPVFPCNKRTPGLGCAAITGYNRMHAIFGASEHCIAVHPSDLAVALTALDAMICIQGAEKARQISIHDFYLLPGETPEKETLLQPGELIVAIEIPNSAYKSYYLKVRDRASYEFALVSVAVALDVEQDTIKSARIAFGGVAPKPWRARDAEEFLKGKAINEASFTAAGEAAVKEAKPQTHNEFKIELVKRALVRALSVVTEKL
- a CDS encoding (2Fe-2S)-binding protein; this encodes MKENSLAPITSNSLCQELKIFGSEEVDLSLNINNISYSLKLEPRVTLLDALREKLGLMGTKKACDRGECGACTILVNGRRINSCMTLAVMHINAEITTIEGLAQDGKLHPMQTAFITHDAFQCGYCTSGQIVSAVGMILEELPKSEAEIREKMSGNLCRCGAYPNIIAAIRDVLEEMEDAAI
- a CDS encoding FAD-dependent oxidoreductase, encoding MNTKPTQKLSKPIVEKVAIVGAGPGGLAAAIALRSQGIDVQVYEKAQEFRPAGTGLGLAPNGLSSLDAIAPGIVETLKGSGCEVHHTVLKNIQGETIRANATKYLEQYGQPLLTIWWYRLQQVLASRLPSDIIHLNHHCIGFEQDENSVEIHFDGEKSIYADLLIGADGVNSVIRETLFGEGKPNYIGSMCWRAVIKYHHELFNDYELVFVKGNQQFMYLLNVGGGYTSWISRKFSPEYSLSHSADEVKSRILSELADWDESFQVVVQATPAEQIWEGPICDRPPLTHWSQGRVTLLGDAAHPMAPAMGQGANTTFEDAYELQECFCQSANFQEALTSYEQRRIERTKIIQARSALGEMRYFDANTVVSNGQQERQMSLNDDFHKWLYDYKPSVIS
- a CDS encoding DUF6174 domain-containing protein; the encoded protein is MRLPIITSAISAALLLSIGLNFSAISQTPVETAKSPANNNLNLRRSKFNRHLWNQAKISNYRYTFSNGCFCIPDARGPVVIEVRNGQTTSITSVATGKPVNPQYFEKYKTIPKLFNVIQDAINRNAFSLNLGYSPKLGYPTKIDIDYDSQIADEEIFLTIENFQEIK